One window from the genome of Osmerus mordax isolate fOsmMor3 chromosome 19, fOsmMor3.pri, whole genome shotgun sequence encodes:
- the polr2j gene encoding DNA-directed RNA polymerase II subunit RPB11-a — protein sequence MNAPPAFESFLLFEGEKKITITKDTKVPNACLFTLNKEDHTLGNIIRSQLLKDPQVLFAGYKVPHPLEHKIVIRVQTTPDYSPQEAFTNAITDLISELSLLEERFRVAIKDKQEGIE from the exons ATGAACGCACCTCCGGCATTCGAGTCATTTTTGTTGTTCGAAGGAGAAAAGAA AATTACTATTACAAAGGACACAAAAGTTCCCAATGCCTGCCTTTTCACGTTGAACAAAGAAGATCATACACTGGGGAACATCATCAGATC ACAACTGCTGAAAGACCCCCAGGTGCTCTTTGCTGGCTATAAAGTTCCTCATCCTCTGGAGCACAAGATTGTTATACGTGTTCAGACCACTCCAGACTACAGTCCTCAGGAAGCTTTCACCAATGCCATCACCGATCTGATCAGTGAGCTGTCTCTGCTGGAGGAGAGGTTTAGG GTTGCTATCAAGGACAAGCAGGAAGGGATTGAATGA
- the alkbh4 gene encoding alpha-ketoglutarate-dependent dioxygenase alkB homolog 4, producing the protein MHTMSMDEEQATPGCGCKGIRSCLKCENVKGKTELNENGQTMYHDFIYDPILQLALRKDCEQVSFPFPGVFLWENFISEEDEIELAEKMDRNVWRESQSGRKKQDYGPKVNFKKHKVRVGGFCGLPDISQKLVQRMSQEPVLAGFQPVEQCNLDYSPQRGSAIDPHLDDSWLWGERLVTINLLSDTILTMSMEEGLSEIGDEGEVRVKVHLPRRSLVVLQGEARHRWKHAIYRQDVHARRVCSTYRELSAEFLPGGEQEELGAQLLNIACSFQGTSL; encoded by the exons ATGCACACAATGTCCATGGACGAAGAACAGGCAACTCCTGGTTGTGGTTGTAAAGGAATTAGAAGTTGCCTAAAATGTGAAAATGTAAAAGGAAAAACCGAACTGAATGAAAATGGACAAACG ATGTACCATGATTTCATCTACGACCCAATACTGCAGTTGGCACTGCGAAAGGATTGCGAGCAGGTGTCTTTCCCATTCCCTGGAGTCTTTCTGTGGGAAAACTTCATATCAGAAGAGGATGAAATAGAGTTAGCAGAGAAAATGGACAGGAATGTCTGGAGAGAGTCACAGTCTGGTCGAAAGAAACAG GATTATGGACCAAAGGTCAACTTCAAAAAACACAAAGTACGTGTAGGTGGCTTCTGTGGCTTACCAGATATCAGCCAAAAATTAGTGCAACGGATGTCCCAGGAGCCGGTTCTAGCAGGGTTCCAACCAGTTGAGCAGTGCAACTTGGACTACAGCCCCCAACGTGGGTCTGCAATTGACCCCCACCTGGATGACAGTTGGCTGTGGGGGGAACGTCTGGTTACCATCAACCTGCTATCAGACACCATTCTCACTATGTCCATGGAGGAGGGACTGTCCGAAAttggggatgagggggaagtCAGGGTTAAAGTACACCTTCCTCGCAGGTCGCTAGTGGTGCTGCAAGGTGAAGCACGACACCGATGGAAACATGCCATCTATAGACAAGACGTTCATGCACGCAGGGTGTGCAGTACGTACAGAGAACTGTCTGCAGAGTTCCTGCCTGGTGGGGAGCAAGAAGAATTAGGGGCTCAGCTGTTGAACATTGCTTGCAGCTTTCAGGGGACTTCTTTATAG